The Francisella salimarina genome has a segment encoding these proteins:
- a CDS encoding F0F1 ATP synthase subunit delta has protein sequence MTNLSVIAKPYAKAAFEFANEYNLLQEWSKHLQSFSELVQDDSVAAIIANPEISQDEVVSAVKGQLDVKFYNFVALIAENKKLSILPEIAFQFETIKNTHNNIKVADVTLAYKADKSTLTKLKAKLEEKFNCTIEMNVSVDPVIVGGTVIKVGDTVIDDSVSGRIETLKSILLS, from the coding sequence ATGACAAATCTAAGTGTAATTGCTAAACCATATGCAAAGGCTGCGTTTGAGTTTGCAAATGAGTATAATCTTCTGCAAGAATGGTCAAAGCATCTTCAGTCTTTTTCTGAATTAGTACAAGATGATTCTGTCGCAGCTATTATTGCTAATCCTGAAATTTCTCAGGATGAGGTTGTAAGCGCTGTAAAAGGCCAGTTAGATGTGAAGTTTTATAACTTTGTTGCACTAATAGCAGAAAATAAAAAGTTATCTATACTGCCTGAAATAGCATTCCAGTTTGAAACTATCAAAAACACACATAATAATATAAAAGTAGCAGATGTTACCTTGGCTTATAAAGCTGATAAGAGCACGCTTACTAAGCTAAAAGCTAAACTTGAAGAGAAGTTTAACTGCACTATTGAAATGAATGTGAGTGTTGACCCTGTTATAGTGGGTGGAACAGTAATTAAGGTTGGTGATACAGTAATAGATGATTCTGTATCAGGTCGTATAGAGACATTAAAAAGTATTTTGTTATCATAA
- a CDS encoding RluA family pseudouridine synthase has product MNKVQLIKVAEDIVEQRIDNFLIGRYSRLPKPLIYRWIRKGELRVNKKRVKQTTRVNAGDIVRIPPFNLDQKVENIKVPRSHLDFLEQRILYETDDYIIVNKPSGMAVHGGSGVNSGLVERLRQLRPKARRLDLVHRLDKETSGCVLLAKKHSSLVYFFDIFKERKVKKIYYALVHGYWDKKILMIDLPLSRRETKDGQRIVKVDKREGKKALTRILSVQKVGDYSLLEIKLETGRTHQIRVHTKAMGHPIVADKKYGYIDKDKKLLARGVDKLLLHAGKLEFYDEKQQKLVTVEAKLDSRFDMLLK; this is encoded by the coding sequence ATGAATAAGGTTCAGCTTATTAAAGTTGCTGAAGATATTGTAGAGCAAAGGATTGATAATTTTTTAATAGGTAGATATTCTCGCTTGCCAAAACCGCTTATTTATCGATGGATTCGCAAGGGTGAATTACGTGTAAATAAAAAAAGAGTTAAGCAAACAACTCGTGTAAATGCGGGGGATATCGTTAGGATACCGCCATTCAATTTAGATCAAAAAGTAGAAAATATAAAGGTTCCTAGGTCACATTTAGATTTTTTAGAACAACGAATTTTATATGAGACAGATGATTATATTATTGTAAATAAACCATCTGGTATGGCTGTTCATGGTGGGTCCGGTGTCAATTCTGGCTTAGTGGAAAGGTTGAGACAGTTGCGCCCCAAAGCAAGACGTTTAGATTTGGTGCATAGACTCGATAAAGAAACTTCTGGTTGTGTACTGTTGGCTAAAAAACATAGCTCACTAGTATATTTCTTTGATATCTTCAAAGAACGTAAAGTGAAAAAAATTTATTATGCTTTAGTTCATGGCTACTGGGATAAAAAGATTTTAATGATTGACCTACCTTTGAGTCGTAGAGAGACAAAAGATGGTCAAAGAATAGTCAAAGTTGATAAACGAGAAGGTAAAAAAGCCCTTACAAGAATATTATCGGTGCAAAAAGTTGGCGATTATAGTCTTTTAGAGATTAAGTTGGAAACCGGCCGTACTCATCAGATCAGGGTTCATACTAAAGCTATGGGACATCCTATTGTGGCTGACAAAAAATATGGCTACATAGATAAAGATAAAAAACTACTAGCAAGGGGTGTGGATAAATTGTTACTTCATGCTGGAAAGCTAGAGTTTTATGATGAGAAACAACAGAAGCTTGTAACAGTCGAGGCTAAATTAGATTCAAGATTTGACATGTTGCTTAAGTAA
- a CDS encoding ATP synthase subunit I: MLSNIRINEKRFILIQFCLGIVGYLVILSIYGYVYANSFAFGAATMFLANFVFFFRLFVEKQFSPGVEIVIFYMSELLKLGIVALITILLAVYVKPKLFSYIFGLLLLQLVVCFVPILFRRVR; this comes from the coding sequence GTGTTGTCAAATATTAGGATAAATGAGAAAAGATTTATTTTAATTCAATTTTGTTTGGGTATTGTTGGATATCTTGTTATTTTGTCAATATATGGCTATGTATACGCTAATTCTTTTGCTTTTGGTGCTGCAACAATGTTTTTAGCCAATTTTGTTTTTTTCTTCAGATTGTTTGTTGAAAAGCAGTTCAGTCCAGGAGTTGAGATAGTCATTTTTTATATGAGCGAGCTTCTAAAATTGGGCATTGTAGCATTGATTACAATACTGTTGGCAGTTTATGTCAAACCCAAATTATTTTCTTACATTTTTGGATTACTTTTGTTACAATTGGTCGTATGTTTTGTGCCTATCTTGTTTAGAAGGGTAAGATAA
- a CDS encoding MFS transporter — protein sequence MKLHNIKGYAWIVVGLSSFLLIDKYIMNVSPSLIANELMTSFSINATEMSAMVSLFLWSVVFCQFFVAGPIIDKLGFRKVSFFSLILSAIGLILFVLSADIHSFALGCVSRLMIGIGASFATVGYIKAAAVWFDPRKFAFVCSFLMTAAMLGALLGQVPLVYLIEITGSWHRALIGYACFSIVMALLYLALVRDYNPEASFANDTRGNTGTLAGIKKVLMNKNNWYLTLYTGLTFTTIDVFGGIWGNNYFRELYGIPAKEASFIVSMMFLGLAIGSPVIGKLSEKFDSRVKIMVIFHIIATICLALVLQFKLTPGISGALLFVFGFCLGVYMLAFAIGNRINPIVVAATVAALINTGEPLLGALFDPLIGHLLDLTWTGQYIDIHNQITNVATEGAHRYFHISAYHNAFLILVFSMFVSFFLLVLVKDKEVK from the coding sequence ATGAAGTTACATAATATAAAAGGTTATGCTTGGATAGTTGTGGGTCTGAGCTCATTTTTACTGATTGATAAATACATAATGAATGTATCTCCTAGTCTTATAGCAAATGAGCTGATGACTAGTTTTTCGATAAATGCTACAGAAATGAGTGCTATGGTATCGCTATTTTTGTGGTCAGTAGTATTTTGTCAGTTTTTTGTAGCCGGCCCAATTATAGACAAGTTAGGGTTTAGAAAAGTCAGTTTTTTTTCACTGATTCTTTCTGCAATTGGACTAATATTATTTGTTCTTTCGGCAGATATTCATAGTTTTGCGCTTGGCTGTGTTTCTCGATTAATGATTGGAATAGGAGCATCTTTTGCTACTGTTGGTTATATTAAAGCAGCAGCAGTTTGGTTCGATCCACGTAAATTCGCCTTTGTTTGTAGTTTTTTGATGACTGCTGCAATGCTGGGAGCTTTGCTAGGACAAGTTCCGCTTGTTTATCTTATTGAAATTACAGGGTCATGGCATAGGGCCTTAATTGGTTATGCATGCTTTAGTATAGTTATGGCTTTGCTATATCTTGCCTTGGTAAGAGACTATAACCCTGAAGCATCATTTGCTAATGATACTAGAGGGAATACAGGAACTCTCGCTGGTATAAAAAAGGTACTTATGAACAAGAATAATTGGTACCTTACACTATATACGGGATTAACATTTACAACGATAGATGTTTTTGGTGGTATTTGGGGTAATAACTACTTCAGGGAGTTATATGGAATTCCTGCTAAAGAAGCTTCATTTATTGTATCTATGATGTTTCTTGGACTTGCTATAGGCTCTCCTGTTATTGGTAAGCTTTCTGAGAAATTTGATAGTAGAGTTAAGATTATGGTCATTTTCCATATAATTGCAACAATTTGTTTGGCTTTGGTTTTACAATTTAAGCTCACTCCCGGAATTTCAGGAGCATTATTGTTTGTATTTGGATTTTGCCTGGGGGTATATATGCTAGCTTTTGCTATAGGTAATCGCATAAACCCAATAGTTGTGGCCGCTACTGTAGCTGCTTTAATTAATACAGGTGAGCCATTACTAGGTGCGTTATTCGATCCTCTTATAGGGCATCTACTTGATCTGACATGGACTGGTCAATATATAGATATTCATAATCAAATTACAAATGTTGCTACGGAAGGCGCTCATAGGTATTTTCATATAAGTGCTTATCATAATGCTTTTTTGATTTTGGTTTTTAGCATGTTTGTGTCTTTTTTTCTATTAGTTTTAGTTAAAGATAAAGAAGTCAAATAA
- the atpA gene encoding F0F1 ATP synthase subunit alpha, translating to MQLSPSEISGLIKKRIEKFDNSVELKSEGTIVSVADGIVTIYGLDDVTAGEMIKLPGDVYGLALNLNTDSVGAVVLGEYEHIREGDKAYCTGRILEVPVGEALLGRVVDALGNPIDGKGEIETDHSSPIEKIAPGVIWRKSVDQALQTGVKSIDSMVPIGRGQRELIIGDRQIGKTAIAIDAIINQKGTGVKCIYVAIGQKASSIANIVRQLEEHGAMEHTIIVAATASDSAALQYIAPYAGCSMGEYFRDRGEDALVVYDDLTKQAWAYRQISLLLRRPPGREAYPGDVFYLHSRLLERAARVNEEYVEKFTNGEVKGKTGSLTALPIIETQAGDISAFVPTNVISITDGQIFLETDLFNSGLRPAINPGNSVSRVGGAAQTKIIKKLGGGIRLALAQFRELEAFSQFASDLDEATRAQLNRGQRVTELLKQKQFSTLSIALMALSLYAADNGYLDSLEVSEVIPFESALHALAESNYAEVVAEINETGKYDAEIADKLKTIVEDCKANQAW from the coding sequence ATGCAATTAAGTCCATCAGAAATAAGTGGTTTAATAAAGAAAAGAATTGAAAAGTTTGACAATTCAGTTGAACTTAAATCAGAAGGTACTATTGTCAGTGTTGCTGATGGTATTGTTACTATTTATGGTTTGGATGATGTAACTGCTGGTGAGATGATTAAGCTACCAGGAGACGTATATGGTTTAGCGCTAAACCTAAATACTGACTCAGTTGGGGCTGTTGTCTTAGGTGAGTATGAACATATTAGAGAAGGCGATAAAGCATATTGTACAGGTAGAATATTAGAGGTGCCTGTTGGAGAAGCTCTTTTAGGTAGAGTGGTTGACGCTTTGGGCAACCCTATCGATGGTAAGGGTGAGATTGAAACTGATCACTCTTCACCAATTGAAAAAATTGCACCTGGTGTGATTTGGAGAAAATCAGTAGATCAGGCATTACAGACTGGCGTTAAGTCAATTGACTCGATGGTTCCAATCGGTAGAGGCCAAAGAGAGTTAATTATCGGTGATAGACAGATTGGTAAAACTGCCATTGCTATCGACGCGATTATCAACCAAAAAGGTACTGGTGTAAAATGTATTTATGTGGCGATTGGCCAAAAAGCATCATCGATTGCAAATATTGTTAGACAGCTTGAGGAGCATGGGGCTATGGAGCATACAATTATTGTAGCTGCTACAGCTTCTGATTCTGCTGCATTGCAATATATTGCACCTTATGCTGGGTGTTCTATGGGTGAATACTTTAGAGATCGTGGTGAAGACGCTTTGGTTGTGTACGATGATTTGACTAAGCAGGCATGGGCCTATAGACAGATTTCTTTGCTTCTAAGAAGACCACCTGGACGTGAGGCGTATCCTGGTGATGTGTTCTATCTTCACTCAAGGCTTCTAGAAAGAGCAGCTAGGGTAAATGAAGAGTATGTGGAAAAATTCACAAACGGCGAAGTAAAAGGTAAAACTGGTTCTTTAACTGCATTACCTATTATTGAAACACAAGCTGGTGATATTTCTGCATTTGTACCTACGAACGTAATTTCAATTACAGACGGTCAGATATTTTTAGAGACAGACTTATTTAACTCTGGATTAAGACCAGCAATCAACCCAGGTAACTCGGTATCTCGTGTTGGTGGTGCTGCGCAAACAAAGATTATTAAAAAGCTTGGTGGCGGTATCCGTTTAGCACTAGCTCAGTTTAGAGAATTAGAAGCATTCTCACAGTTTGCATCAGATCTTGATGAAGCAACTAGAGCACAGCTTAACAGAGGTCAAAGAGTAACTGAATTACTTAAACAGAAGCAATTTTCAACATTATCAATTGCATTGATGGCGCTATCTTTGTATGCGGCTGATAATGGTTATCTAGATAGTCTAGAAGTTTCTGAAGTGATTCCATTTGAATCTGCGCTACATGCTCTTGCAGAAAGTAATTATGCAGAAGTGGTTGCAGAAATTAATGAGACAGGCAAATATGATGCTGAGATAGCTGACAAGTTAAAAACAATTGTTGAAGATTGTAAAGCAAATCAAGCTTGGTAA
- a CDS encoding F0F1 ATP synthase subunit B, translated as MDMSLQVLGNLNGLTAIAVALLISLPALGTAIGFGVLGGKYLEGVARQPELGGMLLGRMFIVAAFVDAFAAISIAIGFLVLYANPLAIPGLAEAAQKVVGA; from the coding sequence ATGGATATGTCTTTACAGGTTTTAGGTAACTTAAATGGTTTGACTGCTATAGCGGTTGCTTTACTAATCTCTTTACCAGCATTAGGTACTGCGATAGGTTTTGGTGTGTTGGGTGGTAAGTATCTAGAGGGTGTGGCACGTCAGCCAGAGCTAGGTGGTATGCTACTTGGCCGTATGTTTATTGTTGCTGCTTTCGTAGATGCATTCGCTGCTATCTCAATCGCTATTGGTTTCTTAGTGTTGTATGCTAACCCATTAGCTATCCCTGGCTTAGCAGAAGCTGCTCAAAAAGTTGTTGGTGCATAG
- the atpB gene encoding F0F1 ATP synthase subunit A, translating to MANTEAGSQVATEYVQHHLHHWQISLGEGSFWQLNVDSLLVSGVLGVVFILAMFMAARKANAGVPGKFQNMIEAVWEWMDGMVAENYHHKRDFVTPLALTIFVWVVLMNLMDLLPVDLFGWIISFFTSSHDVYFRVVPTADPNVTFAMSIAVFFLVVFYNLKAKGFGLLKEILSSPFGIWLFPLNIFFRLVDEIVKPVSLSLRLFGNIFAGELIFILIALLPWWFQWTLGGIWAIFHILIVLIQAFVFMMLTVVYLNMAQEAH from the coding sequence ATGGCAAATACAGAGGCAGGTTCTCAAGTAGCTACTGAGTACGTTCAGCATCACTTACATCATTGGCAAATAAGCCTTGGCGAAGGTTCTTTCTGGCAATTAAATGTCGACTCTTTGCTAGTTAGTGGGGTTTTGGGAGTTGTATTCATCTTAGCTATGTTTATGGCGGCAAGAAAGGCTAATGCGGGAGTTCCCGGAAAGTTTCAAAATATGATTGAAGCAGTATGGGAATGGATGGATGGTATGGTTGCTGAAAACTATCACCACAAAAGAGATTTTGTTACGCCATTAGCCTTAACAATCTTTGTCTGGGTTGTTCTTATGAATTTGATGGATTTACTCCCTGTTGATCTTTTTGGTTGGATTATTAGCTTTTTCACAAGTAGTCATGATGTGTATTTTAGGGTGGTGCCTACGGCAGATCCTAACGTTACTTTTGCGATGTCTATCGCGGTATTTTTCTTGGTGGTTTTTTATAATCTTAAAGCTAAAGGATTTGGTTTACTGAAAGAGATTTTAAGTTCTCCTTTCGGGATATGGTTATTCCCTTTAAACATATTCTTTAGGCTTGTAGATGAGATAGTTAAGCCAGTTTCGCTGTCGCTACGTTTATTTGGTAATATTTTTGCAGGAGAGTTAATATTTATCTTGATTGCGCTGTTACCGTGGTGGTTCCAGTGGACGCTTGGCGGAATATGGGCTATTTTCCACATATTGATAGTTTTAATACAAGCATTTGTATTTATGATGCTAACTGTGGTTTATCTAAATATGGCGCAGGAAGCTCACTAA
- a CDS encoding MFS transporter, with product MEQKIHNIRGYAWIIIALSSFLLFDKYIMQVFPSLITDDMMSSFHTNATQTGALGSAFFWSIIICQLFLAGPIIDKFGFRLISPISITISAIGVILFVVASNLGSLSMAYIARIITGLGVSFATISYLKAVSVWFEPRKFAFAASFLATAAMIGALCAQAPLAYLITLCGDWKMAMLLFAVASLFIGVLYYIVVRDFNPKQPEASSPSNQLKTLDALKEVVKNKNNWLLTFYVGLSFTAVDAFAGFWGNAYFREAYHISREEAASIISMIFIGMAIGSPIIGKLSEILDSRKGVMIFFHIIGSIALSFVLLTKTSATLSAVLLFVFGLCLGIYMLSFAIGNRINPIVITATVAAFINTGEPILGAIFDPLIGYFLDWSWTGKYLNKAGEVISQHTSPDDIKYFDLSSYHFAFTTLVISMAASLIVLLLIKDSKD from the coding sequence ATGGAACAAAAAATTCACAACATTCGCGGATATGCATGGATAATAATTGCACTTAGTTCTTTCTTGCTCTTTGACAAATATATTATGCAAGTATTTCCAAGCCTAATTACTGATGATATGATGTCCAGCTTTCATACCAACGCCACTCAAACAGGGGCGTTAGGCTCAGCTTTTTTTTGGTCGATAATTATCTGTCAGCTATTTCTTGCTGGCCCAATCATAGACAAATTTGGATTTAGACTAATAAGCCCAATATCAATAACCATCTCTGCAATAGGGGTCATACTTTTTGTTGTAGCCTCAAATCTAGGTAGCTTAAGCATGGCATATATTGCTAGAATTATTACAGGGCTAGGAGTTTCATTTGCCACCATATCTTACTTAAAAGCTGTTTCCGTTTGGTTTGAGCCCCGTAAATTCGCATTCGCTGCTAGTTTTTTAGCAACTGCAGCAATGATTGGCGCACTCTGCGCACAAGCACCTCTAGCATACCTAATAACACTATGTGGCGACTGGAAAATGGCTATGCTTCTATTCGCTGTTGCTAGTTTATTTATCGGTGTTCTTTACTATATAGTTGTACGTGACTTTAACCCAAAACAGCCTGAAGCTAGCTCACCAAGTAATCAATTAAAAACATTAGATGCACTAAAAGAGGTTGTCAAAAATAAAAATAACTGGCTTTTAACTTTTTATGTAGGATTAAGCTTTACAGCTGTTGATGCATTTGCTGGATTTTGGGGCAATGCTTATTTTAGAGAAGCCTACCACATATCTCGTGAAGAAGCTGCTAGTATCATATCAATGATATTCATAGGTATGGCAATAGGGTCTCCAATCATAGGAAAGCTATCTGAAATTCTTGATAGCCGAAAAGGGGTCATGATTTTCTTTCACATTATAGGATCTATCGCCTTAAGCTTTGTACTACTAACCAAAACTAGTGCAACGCTATCAGCAGTACTACTTTTCGTATTTGGCTTATGCCTAGGCATATACATGCTGTCGTTTGCAATAGGAAATCGTATAAACCCTATCGTTATCACAGCCACAGTAGCGGCATTCATCAATACAGGGGAACCAATATTAGGAGCTATCTTTGACCCTTTAATTGGCTATTTCCTAGACTGGTCGTGGACTGGAAAATACCTAAACAAAGCAGGAGAGGTTATTTCACAACACACAAGTCCAGATGATATTAAATATTTTGATTTAAGTTCATACCATTTTGCTTTTACAACTCTTGTGATAAGTATGGCAGCATCCTTGATAGTCCTATTATTAATAAAAGATAGTAAAGACTAA
- the zapE gene encoding cell division protein ZapE, giving the protein MKLENAYLQKVRELNLKVDSLQLEAIKNLQEIMNQISVDKKKKFGFLKRSLYSHIKGLYMWGGVGRGKTFIMDIFFDNLPIKQKRRQHFSHFMKEIHSELRKYQGYKNPISKVAYDMAKDMRIICFDEFFVEDIADAMILGSVFTELFKLGVILVATSNIEPENLYKRGLQRELFLPAIDILIKNVNVLNLDSGVDYRFRLPTEYLNYLYPYNEQNRKNFFDKFFLRNEHFDKDLSIDVLGRRVAALLISHKDICFDFKVICGDGRSSYDYIDICSKYEQVFIYKLTGFDQYNEDMARRFIALIDEFYDQNKKVVILANSDFTQLYKGERLRFEFQRTISRLNDMQNNNFGISNE; this is encoded by the coding sequence ATGAAATTAGAGAACGCTTATCTCCAAAAAGTTCGAGAACTTAATCTAAAAGTGGATTCTTTGCAGCTTGAGGCTATAAAGAATTTGCAGGAAATAATGAATCAGATATCAGTAGATAAGAAAAAGAAGTTCGGTTTTCTCAAGAGGTCATTATATTCTCATATCAAAGGACTTTATATGTGGGGAGGTGTAGGTAGAGGTAAAACCTTCATCATGGATATTTTTTTTGATAATTTACCTATTAAGCAAAAAAGAAGACAGCACTTCTCTCATTTTATGAAGGAGATTCATTCAGAATTAAGGAAATATCAAGGTTATAAGAACCCCATATCGAAGGTTGCATATGATATGGCTAAGGATATGCGAATTATTTGTTTTGATGAGTTCTTTGTAGAAGATATTGCTGATGCTATGATTTTGGGAAGTGTTTTTACAGAACTATTTAAGCTTGGTGTGATACTTGTAGCTACCTCGAATATCGAGCCTGAAAATTTATATAAGAGAGGTTTGCAAAGAGAGCTATTTTTACCAGCTATAGATATTCTTATTAAAAACGTTAATGTTTTGAATTTAGATTCAGGTGTTGATTATAGGTTTCGTTTGCCTACGGAATACTTAAATTACCTCTACCCATATAACGAGCAAAATCGTAAAAACTTTTTTGATAAGTTTTTCCTTAGAAATGAGCACTTTGATAAAGATCTAAGTATAGATGTTTTGGGTAGGAGAGTTGCTGCGCTACTTATAAGCCATAAGGATATCTGTTTTGACTTTAAGGTTATTTGTGGTGATGGTAGAAGCTCTTATGATTATATTGATATTTGTAGTAAGTATGAACAAGTTTTTATTTATAAGCTGACTGGTTTTGATCAGTATAATGAGGATATGGCGCGACGTTTTATTGCCCTTATTGATGAGTTTTATGATCAAAACAAAAAAGTTGTTATATTGGCGAATAGTGATTTTACTCAGCTTTATAAAGGTGAGCGTTTAAGATTCGAGTTTCAAAGAACGATAAGTAGACTGAATGATATGCAGAATAATAATTTTGGTATCTCAAATGAATAA
- a CDS encoding F0F1 ATP synthase subunit B — MDINITLIGQMITFAIFVGFTMKFVWPPLRKALDERREKIAEGLASADRASRELEVAKRQSAEVLREAKAKATEIVENAYVRAHKVDEQAKEEAIAAADKIKSMAMAEIEQEKIKAKEELKHEVVSLAMAAASKIISANVDEQSSKKILKDFVEKV; from the coding sequence ATGGATATTAATATAACTCTAATTGGGCAGATGATAACATTTGCAATCTTCGTTGGCTTTACAATGAAGTTTGTATGGCCTCCACTGCGCAAGGCTTTAGATGAGCGTAGAGAAAAGATTGCTGAAGGTTTGGCATCTGCTGATAGAGCATCTAGAGAGTTAGAAGTTGCCAAAAGACAGTCTGCTGAAGTATTGCGTGAAGCTAAAGCAAAGGCTACTGAAATAGTTGAGAATGCTTATGTTAGAGCTCATAAAGTAGATGAGCAAGCTAAAGAAGAGGCTATTGCAGCAGCTGATAAAATCAAAAGCATGGCTATGGCTGAAATCGAGCAAGAAAAAATCAAAGCTAAAGAAGAACTTAAACATGAAGTTGTTAGCTTGGCTATGGCGGCTGCTAGTAAGATTATATCAGCAAATGTTGATGAGCAATCTAGTAAAAAGATTCTGAAAGACTTCGTAGAGAAAGTATAA